TGCGCGGATCGTCGCCTGCGCACCCGGACCGGGCGAGGTCTGGAGGTTGCCGCCGGGACCACGAACGCGAACGTCGACGCCTTCGACGCCACGGTCAAGGGCCTTCTCCGCAACGACCTCGGCCATCTGCATCGCCGCGTACGGCGACGCTTCGTCGCGGTTCTGCTTGACGACCGTCCCGCCGGAGCTCTTTGCGAGCGTCTCCGCGCCGGTCTGGTCGGTGATGGTGATGATCGTGTTGTTGAACGATGCGTGCACGTGGGCGATGCCCCAGATGTCTTCGGTTTCTTCGCTCATTCTTGGGCCTCCGCGCGCTCAGGATGGAGTTCGTCCGACAGCGAGCTGTGCTCGTCGAAGCCGACCGAGCTCTCGACGGCGGTTTCGACCGTCATGCCGGGTCGGGTGACGCGAGCGTCGTCAAGCACGATGTGTCCGTGGACGATGAACTGGCGGGCCTGCTCGGGCGTGTT
The Haloarcula sp. CBA1129 genome window above contains:
- a CDS encoding 30S ribosomal protein S11 gives rise to the protein MSEETEDIWGIAHVHASFNNTIITITDQTGAETLAKSSGGTVVKQNRDEASPYAAMQMAEVVAEKALDRGVEGVDVRVRGPGGNLQTSPGPGAQATIRALARAGLEIGRIEDVTPTPHDGTRAPKNSGF